A window from Toxoplasma gondii ME49 chromosome IX, whole genome shotgun sequence encodes these proteins:
- a CDS encoding hypothetical protein (encoded by transcript TGME49_305250~Predicted trans-membrane domain (TMHMM2.0):70-93:105-128:148-170:189-212:224-244:263-286): MAFFGWREETSFSEGPISPDAAAEAEILSPLILPSRATSLGGPTDEEPDEKSVPQICREEIFRRRARKNALVTVGTGLCSSIIISAVLYGLTALLRVPLHIWMLCIQATENTLLVAVPCACLVWRFAIWTQGDDLIEIREREKSKDGKASFCLSLIEVGLGIYVFAEAHFRHRIGNRGMVNLMEFRTTMIIMAACALASALLFVLHGLCACVFSAQLNSGSLKRGAGCFFVAAFLNLVTAVEMFRRLAKWSTRAPRFQCDNFSVYVTIFAGSCLLVDGLFSLIAVAVRRSPESEMDK, translated from the exons ATGGCTTTTTTCGGatggagggaggagacaagtTTCTCGGAGGGGCCCATCTCGCCTGACGCAGCTGCTGAGGCAGAGATATTGAGTCCCCTCATTTTACCAAGCAGAGCCACTTCGCTGGGCGGGCCGACAGACGAGGAGCCCGATGAGAAAAGTGTTCCTCAaatctgcagagaagagatctTTCGCCGCCGTGCTCGAAAGAATGCTCTCGTCACAGTCGGAACAGGGCTCTGCAGCTCCATCATCATTTCCGCCGTGCTCTATGGATTGACAGCTTT GCTTCGTGTCCCGCTCCACATTTGGATGCTGTGCATCCAGGCCACGGAGAACACGCTCCTCGTCGCGGTGCCCTGTGCCTGTCTCGTATGGCGCTTTGCCATTTGGACACAAGGCGATGATCTGATAGAAA ttcgagagcgagagaagtcgaaagaTGGGAAAGCGTCCTTCTGCTTGTCGTTGATCGAGGTGGGCCTCGGCATCTATGTGTTTGCGGAGGCACACTTCCGGCACCGAATTGGCAATCGAG GCATGGTGAACTTGATGGAGTTTCGAACAACCATGATCATCATGGCGGCATGCGCACTCGCGAGTGCTCTGTTATTCGTCCTTCATGGCCTTTGCGCCTGTGTGTTTTCCGCACAGCTCAACAGCGGCTCTCTGAA GCGTGGAGCGGgttgtttcttcgtcgcggcGTTCCTTAACCTTGTTACGGCTGTCGAGATGTTCCGTCGCCTTGCAAAGTGGAGTACGCGGGCGCCTCGATTTCAA TGTGACAATTTTTCGGTCTATGTGACTATCTTCGCTGGAAGCTGCCTTCTTGTGGACGGCCTCTTTAGTTTAATTGCCGTGGCTGTTCGGAGGTCCCCTGAAAGCGAGATGGATAAGTAA